A region of the Sodalis ligni genome:
TTGCTTTTGCGCGCGCGTTCCGCGGAATAATTATCGTGGCAAAGGGCGGCACGGATACCCGGCACTTTATTTGCGGAAATAGACATGCCGATACCGGTACCGCACAAGAGAATACCTCGCTCATGCGTGCCGTTAACGATCTGTTCCGCCAGGTAAACCGCAATATCCGGATATATATTACCCGTATCGCTATAGTCTTTTACCTCCAGTCCTTTATTACGCAGGAATTCCACCAGGGTATCTTTTAATCCCGTAGCGGCATCATCGCCGCCGATAGCAATAGGTAGCATGGCTTCTCCAGAAGGCTGAGCTGCTCCGGTATATCGCAGCCCTGATTGATGAATAACACGCCGATACTCGGCCAAACAAAAGAACATATGTGATACTTTTGTTCATTTTATAGTT
Encoded here:
- a CDS encoding RpiB/LacA/LacB family sugar-phosphate isomerase codes for the protein MLPIAIGGDDAATGLKDTLVEFLRNKGLEVKDYSDTGNIYPDIAVYLAEQIVNGTHERGILLCGTGIGMSISANKVPGIRAALCHDNYSAERARKSNNAQIITLGARVIGPELAKSILTSWLASEFEAGGSAPKVERIQYYDKKFHKHTATGN